The following are from one region of the Primulina eburnea isolate SZY01 unplaced genomic scaffold, ASM2296580v1 ctg177, whole genome shotgun sequence genome:
- the LOC140820819 gene encoding uncharacterized protein, with translation MPPKKDKDKRPIQTSVDPVKPKSWYEIVTKEEELDTAQSKLQIPKKENCDIETRLQILEALLEASKDKKSLEKENSEEKSSKIQVSNTFQVLSNSDDSPTTSSQKQSLNPQVSLTQPYLKASSEFFEKPIWQNIINTERGFDSSEPFQILQKYFGKGRYYKPYDINKTPYFYQAILEITESVIFKNFFLEEKHEDPAYSTCKILKVIAPADWGYDLTKSLFFPEKLKETHFFEIPFNYWDYHQAWYNSFLIQNQKHKHTWLFYFDTKICDPKQFPFWWNSWWEFFGSSYEILKPPIQSSFNLFKAQYKPTDEEKSLQPLALFCTKFYVPWVLAWTVELSDQKLPVLIRKFKVKWWDKFKSPPSLSIMNIQKWIKDCNVKTPETFQTPQQTDFLVQKSQMAAMLATAKTPEEMQAILMKFTPALSNRSESPEPSVHLDDDDDGPIFGNSGM, from the coding sequence ATGCCGCCGAAAAAAGATAAAGACAAAAGGCCTATCCAAACCTCTGTTGATCCAGTAAAACCAAAAAGTTGGTATGAAATTGTTACAAAAGAAGAAGAGCTCGACACTGCCCAATCCAAACTCCAAATTCCAAAGAAAGAAAACTGTGATATTGAAACCAgacttcaaattcttgaagctCTTCTTGAAGCATCAAAGGACAAAAAATCtctagaaaaagaaaattccgaagaaaaatcctcaaaaatccAAGTTTCAAATACTTTCCAGGTATTgtcaaattcagatgattccCCTACAACATCCTCACAAAAACAATCTTTAAATCCTCAGGTTTCTTTGACCCAACCTTATTTAAAAGCCTCTtcagaattttttgaaaaacctatatggcaaaatattattaatactgAAAGAGGATTCGATAGTTCTGAACCATTCCAGattcttcaaaaatattttggaaaagGAAGATATTATAAACCATATGATATTAATAAAACCCCTTATTTCTATCAAGCCATTCTTGAAATTACAGAATccgtaatatttaaaaatttcttcCTAGAAGAGAAACATGAAGATCCGGCATATTCTACTTGTAAGATTCTCAAAGTCATTGCTCCAGCTGATTGGGGATATGACTTAACCAAATCCCTATTCTTTCCAGAAAAACTTAAAGAAACACATTTCTTCGAAATACCTTTTAACTATTGGGATTATCATCAAGCATGGTACAATTCCTTTTTGATCCAAAACCAAAAACATAAACACACATGGCTTTTCTATTTTGACACAAAAATATGTGATCCCAAACAATTTCCATTTTGGTGGAATTCATGGTGGGAATTTTTCGGTTCATCATATGAAATTCTAAAACCCCCAATCCAAAGTTCGTTCAATTTATTCAAAGCTCAGTATAAACCTACAGATGAAGAAAAATCATTACAACCCTTAGCCCTTTTTTGTACAAAATTCTATGTTCCATGGGTTCTTGCATGGACAGTAGAACTTTCTGATCAAAAACTTCCAGtacttataagaaaattcaaagtTAAATGGTGggataaatttaaaagtcctccAAGCCTTTCAATTATGAATATTCAAAAATGGATTAAAGACTGTAACGTCAAGACTCCAGAGACATTCCAAACACCACAGCAGACAGACTTTTTGgtacaaaaatctcaaatggcAGCTATGCTTGCAACAGCAAAAACTCCTGAAGAAATGCAGGCAATATTGATGAAATTTACACCAGCCTTATCAAACAGATCAGAATCTCCAGAACCCTCCGTCCAtttagatgatgatgatgatggacctatttttggaaacagTGGAATGTAA